The nucleotide sequence CGGCTTCGATCCCTGGTGGGGAGCGTCGCGCCAGGCCATCCTCGACACGGGCAACGGCTTCCACGTCGCGCTGGCCGACGGGCCGCGCGAGCGGCGCTTCTGGATCGAGGGCAAGCGGCTTCCCAAACGCGGCACGCCGCTGCGGGCTCTGATCGCACTGGATCGCGACCTGGACGCCCAGGTGGCCGCGCTCCGCCGGTTCCGGGACGCGGTGGCGGATCCCGCCGCGGCGCCCGACCTGACGCCGTACCAGACCCGCATGCTGATGCGCATCCTCCAGGCGCTCGACGCCCACCTCGACGGCGCCAGCGTGCGGCAGACGGCGGAGGCGCTGTTCGGTGCCGCGCGCGTCAAGGACGACTGGTACCGAAACGCCCCCTTGCGCGACCAGGTGCGCTACCTGATCCGGCGCGGGCATCACCTGATGGACGGCGGGTATCGCGATCTGCTGCGGCGGATGTTGCTGTAGAAGAGCGTCCTCGTCTGGACCGGCAGCCTGCCTCCGCAGGCCGTCCCCGTGCCGCGTCCTTCACGGTCGAC is from Azospirillum thermophilum and encodes:
- a CDS encoding DUF2285 domain-containing protein, yielding MFWRPEMMPALVRLSPEPGPYAGPLPGFDPWWGASRQAILDTGNGFHVALADGPRERRFWIEGKRLPKRGTPLRALIALDRDLDAQVAALRRFRDAVADPAAAPDLTPYQTRMLMRILQALDAHLDGASVRQTAEALFGAARVKDDWYRNAPLRDQVRYLIRRGHHLMDGGYRDLLRRMLL